The genomic interval CACCTCCAAGACTTCAAACATGATATAGTATTGCAAGTTTGTAACAAAATGATTCATCTCATCCCAAAGAACCTGGCACCGCCTCAAAGTTGAAAGCAATTGCAATTTTACTGCACGTTGCAGCTTTGTGAATGCATGAGAAGTAATACAATTGGGTTTCATTGTCTTCCAAGCACCAATGAGTGCATGCTCCACCCGTCTAAGCTTCcacagaaaattaaaaattcttaaatacCTGGTCATGACAGATTCAGTAAATACTGTATCTAGTGGAACCCTAGCATCATATTCCAATGAGAACACATCCCAGCCCCGATCACCAGTGTTATGTGGCATCATCCTAACCCTCAATCGATCTAGTATGTCAGGATCATCATACTGAGCATTAGATGACCGAATTGCACTTTCCAGTAATCCAGCTAGCTTGAAGGAACTAATAGTATTAGCAGGCTCAGAAAGCTCTGGTCCAACAATATCCATCAGGTACTGAACAAAATCACCCTGCCCAAGCAGCAAATATCGCTTGATCGCAAGACAGTGTTCTTTAAACTTATACCTTTTGTATATAACATCTAACAAATGCTTATCGATTCTCTTAGCAGCTTCCATGACTAGAGATTCAAGTGCATCAGTTTCTCCATATCCAAGCCCCCCTCTTCTAGTTGTAGTTCCAGCAGCAGCCGCAGCCTCTGTTGCGGCATCAGCCCAACCTCGGTCATCACAACAGACACGAAGAAAATTAATAGATTTCCCAGTCCTCAGAATACGTTGAGCAAGAGACTGTGAAATGAATGAAGGCAACATTCCAGCATGGAGCCGGTAACCTTCTCTCCAAAGCGATTCAGCTTTCACTGGTTGCCCCACAATAAAGAACTCAGCATAAATATCCTCCAATTCCCCTTCCAAAACCCAACTCCTCACCATTTCAAAAAGCGGAGAGCAAACCCTCCTAAGCAATCGCCTCATGAAGTCATGAACAAGTGGGTCACCATGCTGTGCATGCAAATGAATAGCACCAGCCATTGCCCCACCCCTCAAAACTTTACATTTATCAACCAAAACAGCCATTAACCTCATTTTCACCATTGGCTCAGCAAACCAAACTGACAATCTCCTCAAGGACAAATAATTCCCTGAACTTGCAGTCTCTGAAACCAATGGAACCGGATTCATTGACTGAGCCTCTAGCACAGCCAATAACTTATAATACTCCGATAACTCATCCTGCAACGCAGCACAAAATGCCTGTCCCACGGTCCCCACATCTTCAGCAGGAAAGCGATCCATACTCTCTGAAATATACCCTTTAACCTTCCTAAACAACCAACCTAATTCACAAAGCTTCCTAACAATAATTCGAGTAGCTCTAGGTACCTTAACTAAGTCGGATAAAGCATAACCATCTAAAGTActatcaaatttcacatactTCCCATCAATCCCTTGGCAAGCATACAACACATCTCTAACCAAAACCTCCTCACTCACTTCATTCTCTTCCTTGACCAAATTTCTAAACTCCCGAAACGAAATTTCACGTAAATTTTCAGGGTCTTTAGATACCAACAAAACCCCATTTTTCCAACCCTTTTCTCTGTTATCTTTACCATTCAAAACCCTTAAATTATTTCCCATTTCATCATCATTTAAACCTAAATTAGGCAAGGAAAACGAAGAATCCATGCTGTTTTTCGCGGTTTTTCGATCTTCTGACACAATTTTAAGCAAGTAAAGAACTGCCCATTTGTTGTTAACGCTTCCCGGACCATTTTTGGAAGCAAATTTGGTGTAGAGATCAGCGAAGGTAAGGGCATCAGAGGAGTTACCTTGAGTGGCGAGACGGCGCTTGATGGATTCGGCGATGGCGTCAGCATCAGGGGAAATGGAAGGGGTTAGACGGCTGGAGAGTATGCGAAGAGCGTAACGAAGAGATTGGGAGAAATGTGGAGAGTTAAGGTTTGGGTTTTGAGAGTTTTGCTGAGAAAGTAAGCGACGGACTAGCTCAATCACTAGATCTGTGACTTTGCGTtgatcttcttcttccatttctgaaagagaaagggaaagcaaggtctttttccttttttttttttttccctaaaaAGAAGGAGAGAGGGATTTTAAGAGTGAGATATTTGGTAAAGggtttttgtttgattttatatGGGCGGGCAAATGGAAAAAACActtctcttcaattttaactctttctcttttttctattaatattttaaaagatttatatttaGATGGGTTTTGCAAGCCCattgatttcataaaatggGCCTTTTGGCAAGAACAAGTGTGCCCAATGGGCTTTTCCTTGACTGTTTCAATGTCCTTTGAGCAGACAGCATATCCTACAGTAGGTGATTTTCAACTCATTgatcaaattatatatttttttttataattaaaaaaaagaggattcaaattttattctttaggTAAAGAGATTATACATCAATTAATGAACTAAATGCTCAGATATCATTGATCAAACTATATTTATACTCTATAATGTCCAGTAATTTATCTATCTATATGTCTATATTTGtagtatatataaaaatatggatattgatataattttatagtgacaaaaatagatattattgaaatattagatTCTATGTTAGTGCAATACTAGATACTTTTATagcattttttataattatgatttgCAAAACCAATAAcctcaaaatatattatttttataatattttatctatgtTTTAGTAACATCGAACATAACCTCACtaccttttatatatatttaataagatAGGGTTATTGAAATGTTAACTACGAAGTTACTAAAATATCAGataattttataactttttctGATAATTTGGTCCGTAAAATTAAATAACCTGGTTAGTAACTGATATGAATACTCATGAATTTAGAGTTAATGAAGTATTAGATACTAAATTACTGAAATAGTATTATAGCTTTTGTAAAAACCTTTCTCAGCAAAATCAATAAcctcaaaatatataattattttcataatttcatgattttttttataatattagaCATAGTTTATGTTGTAAAACTAAGGAAGCATCAAAACAATTTGAGAAAATCTGAGACATAAAACACTGTTATGTTCTTTCGGAGTATTAAACTTGATGTAAAAGACTATAACGGCTATTTTCGGAATTTAACAAACTCTTATTTAGTTAActtaaaaaatcatttatttagTATAAATTATCATTGCTAATATCAATTCTAACAAATTTGTCACCAGTaaaatttccaaaataaaaaaaaataactaacttGTTAAATAACGCATATAATTACGTATACGGTAGGTGACACAAAACTAGTTTATTGACTAAAAAGGCactatttttaatatatttttaaattatcattacaaataatgtttttttaactcaaattaattataaagtttatttgataaaaaagaaTTCTACCTTACATTAACTTGCTCTCTTTTATCAagcatttgatttatttaacaCCTATTGAAAttgtaacaaaaaaaaattgacattcAATTTTCATAGTAGCATCAAAAGTAGCTTGCACTCAACTAGTGTAAGTAATtccaatcattttaatttctttaattcctCTCCTTACTCATGAAAGTTTTAGTGAACCTAAACAATATCTGGTGCACTGAAACAATTTGCAAGCATGTCTGTGGGTGTGGGTTATGTAGACactaaaaattataataaattttaattagttaaaaaaatcataaacaaaagtcataaacaaaaaaataaattaaaaataaaaaaaaaggaaaaaggggaGAGGGGTTCGACTGGCACCTGCACCCTGCCAGGCACCTCCCTCACCTTGTCAGATGGGAAAAATTCGCATCTAGTAGGGTAGTGAAGACACTACACTCGCCCAAAAAGCCAAATGTATAAAACCTCATTGTAGCAAAAGGGGATTGGGGGAGCCAAAAATCtgcaaacaaaagaaatcctAGTTTTCTAGCAGCCAAAAACCCACAATCCACGatcaaactcaaaaaaaataaaaaaataaaaaataaacaaaaaaaaaagagagtaaTAGGAAGCTTTAGGTGCCGCCGACTATAGGAATAGGATTTGGGTTTTGGGTGGCTCAAATTGAAGGTGAATGAGGCTTTTGTGCCGTCGGTGGTGGGGGATTTCTTTCTTAGAGTTTGGGTGAGAGGAAACCGGAGCCGGTAGGAGTTTTGgatagagagagaggaaaagtCAATCGTCGCCCAAGGGGGAGTCAGTCGACGGCTTTTTGAGGGAGATTTAGAGTGGCCATTGATTCGGGCAACGagagagtgagagagagagaggtgcGCATCCAGGGGTTCTAGCGCCGTCGATGGGGAAAAAGAGAGCCAAATCTGGGTAGTCGactgtagagagagagagaaagattgGAGCGACACCAGCGAAAAGGGGAGCTTGGGTCGTCGATCGACGGCAAGAGAGGGAAAGGTAGCTGACAACACTGTCGTTTAGGGAAATCCGGTTAAAGGGAAGGTGCAGCAAAGGCAAGAAAGAGGGTTGAGAATGCTATCGGTTGGGAAGAAAAAGGAGGAGtgaagagtaaaaaaaaaaaaaaagaaggaaaaagaaaagcccCACTAAGCCCAACGGTGTCGTTTGTTGCTCTAAGGGTGCAGTTGGAACAAGTTGTTTGAAGCTTGGTGGGCCGGTGCTACAAGTTTGGGTGCCCTCTTGTAAGTTGTGTAACCCGGGCCAGTCCTAGCCCAAAGAGGTAAAGTCTTCCTCTTTATTGTTTGTGGACTAGTTGTGATTTAAGCCATTTAGGTCTAACCCATTTTTATTTGGTGAAAGATCTATTGTTTGATGATATAGTGTGAATTTAAATTACTCCAATAcaatattttacaatttttagGTGATATTTTAGggttaagaaattaaaacaaatagaagaatatagaaataataaagcatgaaaaaataaaaaatattttaaaaaaatgtttagtTATACAAAGAACTTAAgcttagaaaaatatttactacaaatataaaaacaaataataaaaataaaataataataataataataataatattccatgatattaaatacaaaattgtaccgatgatgggatgattggtCGGGACGCGAGAAGTCGCAATCCTGGGCTAATTTTCTCTAGGTTCGGAATCCGAATTAAGGCTCcactagtatgatgggagggcctcGATTTTGAGATCCagaaatttttatgaataaaatttaactatacaaaaatcatttaaaaaaataataaataataaataataaataaataataattgataaagataaaaataataatgataattcaaatatatataataaatttgtgaaatgttaacatccatgacattaaataaatagacaaataataaaaactattaataaggaaaatccaaaacaataaataatttaaaaattaaacattaaatatctaatgGTATAAAttatagattaataaaatattatgtaaaagaaataagatagaaagtagaaagaaaaaaaNNNNNNNNNNNNNNNNNNNNNNNNNNNNNNNNNNNNNNNNNNNNNNNNNNNNNNNNNNNNNNNNNNNNNNNNNNNNNNNNNNNNNNNNNNNNNNNNNNNNNNNNNNNNNNNNNNNNNNNNNNNNNNNNNNNNNNNNNNNNNNNNNNNNNNNNNNNNNNNNNNNNNNNNNNNNNNNNNNNNNNNNNNNNNNNNNNNNNNNNNNNNNNNNNNNNNNNNNNNNNNNNNNNNNNNNNNNNNNNNNNNNNNNNNNNNNNNNNNNNNNNNNNNNNNNNNNNNNNNNNNNNNNNNNNNNNNNNNNNNNNNNNNNNNNNNNNNNNNNNNNNNNNNNNNNNNNNNNNNNNNNNNNNNNNNNNNNNNNNNNNNNNNNNNNNNNNNNNNNNNNNNNNNNNNNNNNNNNNNNNNNNNNNNNNNNNNNNNNNNNNNNNNNNNNNNNNNNNNNNNNNNNNNNNNNNNNNNNNNNNNNNNNNNNNNNNNNNNNNNNNNNNNNNNNNNNNNNNNNNNNNNNNNNNNNNNNNNNNNNNNNNNNNNNNNNNNNNNNNNNNNNNNNNNNNNNNNNNNNNNNNNNNNNNNNNNNNNNNNNNNNNNNNNNNNNNNNNNNNNNNNNNNNNNNNNNNNNNNNNNNNNNNNNNNNNNNNNNNNNNNNNNNNNNNNNNNNNNNNNNNNNNNNNNNNNNNNNNNNNNNNNNNNNNNNNNNNNNNNNNNNNNNNNNNNNNNNNNNNNNNNNNNNNNNNNNNNNNNNNNNNNNNNNNNNNNNNNNNNNNNNNNNNNNNNNNNNNNNNNNNNNNNNNNNNNNNNNNNNNNNNNNNNNNNNNNNNNNNNNNNNNNNNNNNNNNNNNNNNNNNNNNNNNNNNNNNNNNNNNNNNNNNNNNNNNNNNNNNNNNNNNNNNNNNNNNNNNNNNNNNNNNNNNNNNNNNNNNNNNNNNNNNNNNNNNNNNNNNNNNNNNNNNNNNNNNNNNNNNNNNNNNNNNNNNNNNNNNNNNNNNNNNNNNNNNNNNNNNNNNNNNNNNNNNNNNNNNNNNNNNNNNNNNNNNNNNNNNNNNNNNNNNNNNNNNNNNNNNNNNNNNNNNNNNNNNNNNNNNNNNNNNNNNNNNNNNNNNNNNNNNNNNNNNNNNNNNNNNNNNNNNNNNNNNNNNNNNNNNNNNNNNNNNNNNNNNNNNNNNNNNNNNNNNNNNNNNNNNNNNNNNNNNNNNNNNNNNNNNNNNNNNNNNNNNNNNNNNNNNNNNNNNNNNNNNNNNNNNNNNNNNNNNNNNNNNNNNNNNNNNNNNNNNNNNNNNNNNNNNNNNNNNNNNNNNNNNNNNNNNNNNNNNNNNNNNNNNNNNNNNNNNNNNNNNNNNNNNNNNNNNNNNNNNNNNNNNNNNNNNNNNNNNNNNNNNNNNNNNNNNNNNNNNNNNNNNNNNNNNNNNNNNNNNNNNNNNNNNNNNNNNNNNNNNNNNNNNNNNNNNNNNNNNNNNNNNNNNNNNNNNNNNNNNNNNNNNNNNNNNN from Theobroma cacao cultivar B97-61/B2 chromosome 5, Criollo_cocoa_genome_V2, whole genome shotgun sequence carries:
- the LOC18599137 gene encoding gamma-tubulin complex component 3 — encoded protein: MEEEDQRKVTDLVIELVRRLLSQQNSQNPNLNSPHFSQSLRYALRILSSRLTPSISPDADAIAESIKRRLATQGNSSDALTFADLYTKFASKNGPGSVNNKWAVLYLLKIVSEDRKTAKNSMDSSFSLPNLGLNDDEMGNNLRVLNGKDNREKGWKNGVLLVSKDPENLREISFREFRNLVKEENEVSEEVLVRDVLYACQGIDGKYVKFDSTLDGYALSDLVKVPRATRIIVRKLCELGWLFRKVKGYISESMDRFPAEDVGTVGQAFCAALQDELSEYYKLLAVLEAQSMNPVPLVSETASSGNYLSLRRLSVWFAEPMVKMRLMAVLVDKCKVLRGGAMAGAIHLHAQHGDPLVHDFMRRLLRRVCSPLFEMVRSWVLEGELEDIYAEFFIVGQPVKAESLWREGYRLHAGMLPSFISQSLAQRILRTGKSINFLRVCCDDRGWADAATEAAAAAGTTTRRGGLGYGETDALESLVMEAAKRIDKHLLDVIYKRYKFKEHCLAIKRYLLLGQGDFVQYLMDIVGPELSEPANTISSFKLAGLLESAIRSSNAQYDDPDILDRLRVRMMPHNTGDRGWDVFSLEYDARVPLDTVFTESVMTRYLRIFNFLWKLRRVEHALIGAWKTMKPNCITSHAFTKLQRAVKLQLLSTLRRCQVLWDEMNHFVTNLQYYIMFEVLEVSWSNFSNEMEVAKDLDDLLAAHEKYLHSIVEKSLLGERSQTLYKSLFVLFDLILQFRSHADRLYEGIHELQSRTVESSSNSRDKSKSSRQRKDKSSEPGSWISEGRKALTQRASEFLQNMGQDLDALATEYTSLLEGFLAQLPVQQHIDLKFLLFRLDFTEFYSRQHPTV